One genomic segment of Pseudorasbora parva isolate DD20220531a chromosome 6, ASM2467924v1, whole genome shotgun sequence includes these proteins:
- the clstn1 gene encoding calsyntenin-1 isoform X1 has translation MRIRGVKPFASAVGLLLGLLCAVEAAKVNKHKPWIETTYHGIVTENEDKVLLDPPLIALDKDAPLRYAESFEVTFTKEGEICGFRIHGQNVPFEAVVLDKSTGEGVIRAKDKLDCELQKEHTFTIQAYDCGEGPDGGNMKKSHKATVHIQVNDVNEYSPVFKEKSYKATVIEGKKYDSILKVEAVDADCSFQFSQICSYEIVTPDVPFTVDKDGNVKNTEKLNYSKERMYKLTVTAYDCGKNRASEDVLVKINIKPTCKPSWQGFNKRIEYEPGTGSLALFPSMHLETCEEPITSIQASIMLETNHIGKGCDRDTYSEKSLHKLCGASTGTVELLPAPSNSANWTVGLPTDNGHDSDQVFEFNGTQAIKVPEGVVSTTLKEPFTISVWMRHGPGSREKETILCNSDKTEMNRHHYSLYVHNCRLVLLLRQEPTESENYKPAEFHWKLDQVCDKEWHHYVLNIEFPAVTLFVDGASFEPFLVTEDYPLHASKIETQLTIGACWQDLSGHDNDTETLSEPLTGGSARMTQYFRGNLAGLMIRSGKLENKKVIDCLYTCKEGLDVQLPEEAASAVKVEFNPNQSSLSLEGDDIESFEKVMQHISYLNSRQFPTPGIRHLRVTTTVKCFNEETCISVPDSEGYVMVLQPEEPKISLSGIDHFARGAAEFESTEGVTLFPELRIVSTITREVEVEAETEAEGEDDPTVQETVVSEEIMHNLDTCEVTVVGDDLNGDHESLEVDLAQIQQRTLEMSSSNVGMVITGVNTMANYEQVLHLIRYRNWHTEALFDRKFKLVCSELNGRYISNEFKVEVNVIHTANPMDHANNAMVQPQFINQVQHASVDLSGHNLANTHQASVVPSAATIVIVVCVSFLVFMIILGVFRIRAAHQSTMRDQENGKENEMDWDDSALTITVNPMETYEDQHSSEEEGDEEEEESEDGEEEDDITSAESDSSEDEGGEQEDQQGSSRQQQLEWDDSTLNY, from the exons TAAATAAGCACAAGCCATGGATTGAGACCACGTATCATGGTATCGTAACAGAAAATGAAGACAAGGTTCTTCTGGACCCTCCACTGATAGCCTTGGATAAAGATGCCCCTTTACGCTATGCAG AGAGTTTTGAGGTGACCTTCACCAAAGAAG GGGAGATCTGCGGCTTCAGGATTCATGGGCAGAACGTGCCGTTCGAGGCAGTGGTGTTGGATAAGTCCACCGGGGAGGGCGTGATCCGGGCCAAGGATAAACTGGATTGTGAGCTGCAAAAGGAGCACACCTTCACCATCCAGGCCTACGACTGTGGAGAGGGACCGGATGGAGGCAACATGAAGAAATCTCACAA GGCTACTGTCCACATCCAAGTGAATGACGTGAACGAGTACTCTCCAGTGTTCAAAGAGAAGTCCTACAAAGCCACGGTGATCGAGGGCAAAAAGTACGACAGCATCCTGAAGGTGGAGGCTGTGGACGCTGACTGCTCTTTCCAGTTCAGTCAGATCTGCAGCTATGAGATTGTCACCCCCGATGTGCCCTTTACCGTTGACAAGGATG GCAATGTCAAGAACACAGAGAAGCTGAACTACAGCAAGGAACGCATGTACAAACTCACCGTGACTGCGTACGACTGCGGTAAAAACCGTGCATCTGAGGACGTCCTTGTCAAAATCAACATCAAGCCCACCTGCAAACCAAGCTGGCAAG GATTTAATAAAAGGATTGAATATGAACCTGGTACAGGAAGTCTAGCCCTGTTCCCCAGCATGCACCTGGAAACCTGCGAGGAGCCAATCACCTCCATTCAGGCCAGCATCATGCTGGAGACCAATCACATCGGCAAGGGCTGCGACCGAGACACTTACTCAGAAAAATCGTTACACAAGCTCTGCG GTGCCAGCACCGGCACTGTGGAGCTGCTGCCTGCTCCCAGCAACTCTGCCAACTGGACCGTTGGCTTGCCCACTGACAACGGGCACGACAGCGACCAGGTGTTCGAGTTCAACGGCACCCAGGCCATCAAGGTCCCTGAGGGTGTGGTGAGCACCACCCTGAAGGAGCCCTTCACCATCTCGGTGTGGATGAGACATGGACCTGGAAGCAGGGAGAAAGAGACCATCCTCTGCAACTCTGACAAAACCG AAATGAATAGGCACCACTATTCGCTGTACGTACACAACTGTCGTCTTGTGCTGCTGCTGCGTCAAGAACCCACCGAGTCTGAGAATTACAAACCGGCTGAATTCCACTGGAAACTCGATCAA GTCTGTGATAAAGAATGGCATCACTACGTGTTGAACATCGAGTTCCCAGCAGTGACTTTGTTTGTAGATGGTGCCAGCTTTGAGCCCTTCCTGGTCACGGAGGATTACCCTCTGCATGCCTCCAAGATCGAAACCCAGCTCACCATCGGCGCCTGCTGGCAAG ACCTCTCAGGACATGACAATGATACTGAGACACTCTCAGAGCCTTTGACAG GTGGCAGCGCCCGCATGACTCAGTACTTCCGGGGCAACCTGGCGGGACTCATGATCCGCTCTGGCAAACTAGAAAACAAGAAGGTTATTGACTGCCTGTACACCTGCAAGGAAGGTCTTGATGTGCAGCTTCCAGAGGAAGCGGCCTCTGCTGTGAAG GTGGAGTTTAACCCCAACCAGTCCTCTCTGAGCCTCGAGGGAGATGACATTGAGAGCTTTGAAAAGGTCATGCAGCACATCTCGTACCTGAACTCTCGGCAGTTCCCCACCCCAGGAATCCGCCATCTGCGCGTCACCACCACTGTCAA ATGCTTCAATGAGGAGACGTGCATCTCTGTGCCAGACTCTGAAGGTTACGTGATGGTTCTCCAGCCAGAGGAGCCAAAAATCAGCCTCAGTGGAATTGACCATTTTGCCCGTGGAGCAGCAGAATTTGAGAGCACGGAGGGTGTTACGCTCTTCCCTGAGCTGCGTATCGTCAGTACCATCACTCGCGAGGTGGAGGTGGAAGCTGAGACCGAGGCTGAAGGCGAGGATGATCCCACAG TGCAAGAGACAGTGGTATCTGAAGAGATCATGCATAACTTGGACACGTGTGAGGTGACTGTAGTGGGAGATGATCTGAATGGAGATCATGAGAGTTTGGAGGTGGATCTGGCCCAAATCCAGCAGAGAACTCTGGAGATGAGCTCTTCTAACGTGGGCATGGTCATCACAG GGGTTAATACCATGGCGAACTATGAACAGGTCCTGCACCTGATCCGTTACAGGAACTGGCACACAGAGGCTCTGTTTGACAGGAAGTTTAAACTTGTCTGCTCTGAACTCAATGGCCGCTACATCAGCAATGAATTCAAAGTCGAG GTCAACGTGATCCATACAGCAAACCCAATGGATCATGCTAACAATGCTATGGTACAACCTCAGTTCATCAACCAAGTACAGCATGCTTCAGTGGACCTGTCTGGACACAACCTGGCCAACACACATCAGGCCTCAG TTGTCCCCAGCGCTGCCACCATCGTTATTGTTGTATGCGTGAGCTTCCTGGTGTTTATGATCATCCTGGGTGTGTTCCGTATCCGTGCTGCACACCAGAGCACAATGAGGGACCAGGAAAATGGCAAAGAAAATGAGATGGACTGGGATGATTCTGCTCTCACCATCACTGTCAACCCAATGGAG ACTTATGAGGACCAGCACAGCAGTGAAGAGGAAGGagatgaggaagaggaggagagcGAGGACGGCGAGGAGGAAGACGACATCACCAGCGCAGAGTCAGACAGCAGTGAAGATGAGGGCGGCGAACAAGAAGACCAGCAGGGTTCGAGCAGACAGCAGCAGCTGGAGTGGGACGACTCTACCCTCAACTACTGA
- the clstn1 gene encoding calsyntenin-1 isoform X2, whose amino-acid sequence MRIRGVKPFASAVGLLLGLLCAVEAAKVNKHKPWIETTYHGIVTENEDKVLLDPPLIALDKDAPLRYAGEICGFRIHGQNVPFEAVVLDKSTGEGVIRAKDKLDCELQKEHTFTIQAYDCGEGPDGGNMKKSHKATVHIQVNDVNEYSPVFKEKSYKATVIEGKKYDSILKVEAVDADCSFQFSQICSYEIVTPDVPFTVDKDGNVKNTEKLNYSKERMYKLTVTAYDCGKNRASEDVLVKINIKPTCKPSWQGFNKRIEYEPGTGSLALFPSMHLETCEEPITSIQASIMLETNHIGKGCDRDTYSEKSLHKLCGASTGTVELLPAPSNSANWTVGLPTDNGHDSDQVFEFNGTQAIKVPEGVVSTTLKEPFTISVWMRHGPGSREKETILCNSDKTEMNRHHYSLYVHNCRLVLLLRQEPTESENYKPAEFHWKLDQVCDKEWHHYVLNIEFPAVTLFVDGASFEPFLVTEDYPLHASKIETQLTIGACWQDLSGHDNDTETLSEPLTGGSARMTQYFRGNLAGLMIRSGKLENKKVIDCLYTCKEGLDVQLPEEAASAVKVEFNPNQSSLSLEGDDIESFEKVMQHISYLNSRQFPTPGIRHLRVTTTVKCFNEETCISVPDSEGYVMVLQPEEPKISLSGIDHFARGAAEFESTEGVTLFPELRIVSTITREVEVEAETEAEGEDDPTVQETVVSEEIMHNLDTCEVTVVGDDLNGDHESLEVDLAQIQQRTLEMSSSNVGMVITGVNTMANYEQVLHLIRYRNWHTEALFDRKFKLVCSELNGRYISNEFKVEVNVIHTANPMDHANNAMVQPQFINQVQHASVDLSGHNLANTHQASVVPSAATIVIVVCVSFLVFMIILGVFRIRAAHQSTMRDQENGKENEMDWDDSALTITVNPMETYEDQHSSEEEGDEEEEESEDGEEEDDITSAESDSSEDEGGEQEDQQGSSRQQQLEWDDSTLNY is encoded by the exons TAAATAAGCACAAGCCATGGATTGAGACCACGTATCATGGTATCGTAACAGAAAATGAAGACAAGGTTCTTCTGGACCCTCCACTGATAGCCTTGGATAAAGATGCCCCTTTACGCTATGCAG GGGAGATCTGCGGCTTCAGGATTCATGGGCAGAACGTGCCGTTCGAGGCAGTGGTGTTGGATAAGTCCACCGGGGAGGGCGTGATCCGGGCCAAGGATAAACTGGATTGTGAGCTGCAAAAGGAGCACACCTTCACCATCCAGGCCTACGACTGTGGAGAGGGACCGGATGGAGGCAACATGAAGAAATCTCACAA GGCTACTGTCCACATCCAAGTGAATGACGTGAACGAGTACTCTCCAGTGTTCAAAGAGAAGTCCTACAAAGCCACGGTGATCGAGGGCAAAAAGTACGACAGCATCCTGAAGGTGGAGGCTGTGGACGCTGACTGCTCTTTCCAGTTCAGTCAGATCTGCAGCTATGAGATTGTCACCCCCGATGTGCCCTTTACCGTTGACAAGGATG GCAATGTCAAGAACACAGAGAAGCTGAACTACAGCAAGGAACGCATGTACAAACTCACCGTGACTGCGTACGACTGCGGTAAAAACCGTGCATCTGAGGACGTCCTTGTCAAAATCAACATCAAGCCCACCTGCAAACCAAGCTGGCAAG GATTTAATAAAAGGATTGAATATGAACCTGGTACAGGAAGTCTAGCCCTGTTCCCCAGCATGCACCTGGAAACCTGCGAGGAGCCAATCACCTCCATTCAGGCCAGCATCATGCTGGAGACCAATCACATCGGCAAGGGCTGCGACCGAGACACTTACTCAGAAAAATCGTTACACAAGCTCTGCG GTGCCAGCACCGGCACTGTGGAGCTGCTGCCTGCTCCCAGCAACTCTGCCAACTGGACCGTTGGCTTGCCCACTGACAACGGGCACGACAGCGACCAGGTGTTCGAGTTCAACGGCACCCAGGCCATCAAGGTCCCTGAGGGTGTGGTGAGCACCACCCTGAAGGAGCCCTTCACCATCTCGGTGTGGATGAGACATGGACCTGGAAGCAGGGAGAAAGAGACCATCCTCTGCAACTCTGACAAAACCG AAATGAATAGGCACCACTATTCGCTGTACGTACACAACTGTCGTCTTGTGCTGCTGCTGCGTCAAGAACCCACCGAGTCTGAGAATTACAAACCGGCTGAATTCCACTGGAAACTCGATCAA GTCTGTGATAAAGAATGGCATCACTACGTGTTGAACATCGAGTTCCCAGCAGTGACTTTGTTTGTAGATGGTGCCAGCTTTGAGCCCTTCCTGGTCACGGAGGATTACCCTCTGCATGCCTCCAAGATCGAAACCCAGCTCACCATCGGCGCCTGCTGGCAAG ACCTCTCAGGACATGACAATGATACTGAGACACTCTCAGAGCCTTTGACAG GTGGCAGCGCCCGCATGACTCAGTACTTCCGGGGCAACCTGGCGGGACTCATGATCCGCTCTGGCAAACTAGAAAACAAGAAGGTTATTGACTGCCTGTACACCTGCAAGGAAGGTCTTGATGTGCAGCTTCCAGAGGAAGCGGCCTCTGCTGTGAAG GTGGAGTTTAACCCCAACCAGTCCTCTCTGAGCCTCGAGGGAGATGACATTGAGAGCTTTGAAAAGGTCATGCAGCACATCTCGTACCTGAACTCTCGGCAGTTCCCCACCCCAGGAATCCGCCATCTGCGCGTCACCACCACTGTCAA ATGCTTCAATGAGGAGACGTGCATCTCTGTGCCAGACTCTGAAGGTTACGTGATGGTTCTCCAGCCAGAGGAGCCAAAAATCAGCCTCAGTGGAATTGACCATTTTGCCCGTGGAGCAGCAGAATTTGAGAGCACGGAGGGTGTTACGCTCTTCCCTGAGCTGCGTATCGTCAGTACCATCACTCGCGAGGTGGAGGTGGAAGCTGAGACCGAGGCTGAAGGCGAGGATGATCCCACAG TGCAAGAGACAGTGGTATCTGAAGAGATCATGCATAACTTGGACACGTGTGAGGTGACTGTAGTGGGAGATGATCTGAATGGAGATCATGAGAGTTTGGAGGTGGATCTGGCCCAAATCCAGCAGAGAACTCTGGAGATGAGCTCTTCTAACGTGGGCATGGTCATCACAG GGGTTAATACCATGGCGAACTATGAACAGGTCCTGCACCTGATCCGTTACAGGAACTGGCACACAGAGGCTCTGTTTGACAGGAAGTTTAAACTTGTCTGCTCTGAACTCAATGGCCGCTACATCAGCAATGAATTCAAAGTCGAG GTCAACGTGATCCATACAGCAAACCCAATGGATCATGCTAACAATGCTATGGTACAACCTCAGTTCATCAACCAAGTACAGCATGCTTCAGTGGACCTGTCTGGACACAACCTGGCCAACACACATCAGGCCTCAG TTGTCCCCAGCGCTGCCACCATCGTTATTGTTGTATGCGTGAGCTTCCTGGTGTTTATGATCATCCTGGGTGTGTTCCGTATCCGTGCTGCACACCAGAGCACAATGAGGGACCAGGAAAATGGCAAAGAAAATGAGATGGACTGGGATGATTCTGCTCTCACCATCACTGTCAACCCAATGGAG ACTTATGAGGACCAGCACAGCAGTGAAGAGGAAGGagatgaggaagaggaggagagcGAGGACGGCGAGGAGGAAGACGACATCACCAGCGCAGAGTCAGACAGCAGTGAAGATGAGGGCGGCGAACAAGAAGACCAGCAGGGTTCGAGCAGACAGCAGCAGCTGGAGTGGGACGACTCTACCCTCAACTACTGA
- the clstn1 gene encoding calsyntenin-1 isoform X4 produces the protein MRIRGVKPFASAVGLLLGLLCAVEAAKVNKHKPWIETTYHGIVTENEDKVLLDPPLIALDKDAPLRYAGEICGFRIHGQNVPFEAVVLDKSTGEGVIRAKDKLDCELQKEHTFTIQAYDCGEGPDGGNMKKSHKATVHIQVNDVNEYSPVFKEKSYKATVIEGKKYDSILKVEAVDADCSFQFSQICSYEIVTPDVPFTVDKDGNVKNTEKLNYSKERMYKLTVTAYDCGKNRASEDVLVKINIKPTCKPSWQGFNKRIEYEPGTGSLALFPSMHLETCEEPITSIQASIMLETNHIGKGCDRDTYSEKSLHKLCGASTGTVELLPAPSNSANWTVGLPTDNGHDSDQVFEFNGTQAIKVPEGVVSTTLKEPFTISVWMRHGPGSREKETILCNSDKTEMNRHHYSLYVHNCRLVLLLRQEPTESENYKPAEFHWKLDQVCDKEWHHYVLNIEFPAVTLFVDGASFEPFLVTEDYPLHASKIETQLTIGACWQGGSARMTQYFRGNLAGLMIRSGKLENKKVIDCLYTCKEGLDVQLPEEAASAVKVEFNPNQSSLSLEGDDIESFEKVMQHISYLNSRQFPTPGIRHLRVTTTVKCFNEETCISVPDSEGYVMVLQPEEPKISLSGIDHFARGAAEFESTEGVTLFPELRIVSTITREVEVEAETEAEGEDDPTVQETVVSEEIMHNLDTCEVTVVGDDLNGDHESLEVDLAQIQQRTLEMSSSNVGMVITGVNTMANYEQVLHLIRYRNWHTEALFDRKFKLVCSELNGRYISNEFKVEVNVIHTANPMDHANNAMVQPQFINQVQHASVDLSGHNLANTHQASVVPSAATIVIVVCVSFLVFMIILGVFRIRAAHQSTMRDQENGKENEMDWDDSALTITVNPMETYEDQHSSEEEGDEEEEESEDGEEEDDITSAESDSSEDEGGEQEDQQGSSRQQQLEWDDSTLNY, from the exons TAAATAAGCACAAGCCATGGATTGAGACCACGTATCATGGTATCGTAACAGAAAATGAAGACAAGGTTCTTCTGGACCCTCCACTGATAGCCTTGGATAAAGATGCCCCTTTACGCTATGCAG GGGAGATCTGCGGCTTCAGGATTCATGGGCAGAACGTGCCGTTCGAGGCAGTGGTGTTGGATAAGTCCACCGGGGAGGGCGTGATCCGGGCCAAGGATAAACTGGATTGTGAGCTGCAAAAGGAGCACACCTTCACCATCCAGGCCTACGACTGTGGAGAGGGACCGGATGGAGGCAACATGAAGAAATCTCACAA GGCTACTGTCCACATCCAAGTGAATGACGTGAACGAGTACTCTCCAGTGTTCAAAGAGAAGTCCTACAAAGCCACGGTGATCGAGGGCAAAAAGTACGACAGCATCCTGAAGGTGGAGGCTGTGGACGCTGACTGCTCTTTCCAGTTCAGTCAGATCTGCAGCTATGAGATTGTCACCCCCGATGTGCCCTTTACCGTTGACAAGGATG GCAATGTCAAGAACACAGAGAAGCTGAACTACAGCAAGGAACGCATGTACAAACTCACCGTGACTGCGTACGACTGCGGTAAAAACCGTGCATCTGAGGACGTCCTTGTCAAAATCAACATCAAGCCCACCTGCAAACCAAGCTGGCAAG GATTTAATAAAAGGATTGAATATGAACCTGGTACAGGAAGTCTAGCCCTGTTCCCCAGCATGCACCTGGAAACCTGCGAGGAGCCAATCACCTCCATTCAGGCCAGCATCATGCTGGAGACCAATCACATCGGCAAGGGCTGCGACCGAGACACTTACTCAGAAAAATCGTTACACAAGCTCTGCG GTGCCAGCACCGGCACTGTGGAGCTGCTGCCTGCTCCCAGCAACTCTGCCAACTGGACCGTTGGCTTGCCCACTGACAACGGGCACGACAGCGACCAGGTGTTCGAGTTCAACGGCACCCAGGCCATCAAGGTCCCTGAGGGTGTGGTGAGCACCACCCTGAAGGAGCCCTTCACCATCTCGGTGTGGATGAGACATGGACCTGGAAGCAGGGAGAAAGAGACCATCCTCTGCAACTCTGACAAAACCG AAATGAATAGGCACCACTATTCGCTGTACGTACACAACTGTCGTCTTGTGCTGCTGCTGCGTCAAGAACCCACCGAGTCTGAGAATTACAAACCGGCTGAATTCCACTGGAAACTCGATCAA GTCTGTGATAAAGAATGGCATCACTACGTGTTGAACATCGAGTTCCCAGCAGTGACTTTGTTTGTAGATGGTGCCAGCTTTGAGCCCTTCCTGGTCACGGAGGATTACCCTCTGCATGCCTCCAAGATCGAAACCCAGCTCACCATCGGCGCCTGCTGGCAAG GTGGCAGCGCCCGCATGACTCAGTACTTCCGGGGCAACCTGGCGGGACTCATGATCCGCTCTGGCAAACTAGAAAACAAGAAGGTTATTGACTGCCTGTACACCTGCAAGGAAGGTCTTGATGTGCAGCTTCCAGAGGAAGCGGCCTCTGCTGTGAAG GTGGAGTTTAACCCCAACCAGTCCTCTCTGAGCCTCGAGGGAGATGACATTGAGAGCTTTGAAAAGGTCATGCAGCACATCTCGTACCTGAACTCTCGGCAGTTCCCCACCCCAGGAATCCGCCATCTGCGCGTCACCACCACTGTCAA ATGCTTCAATGAGGAGACGTGCATCTCTGTGCCAGACTCTGAAGGTTACGTGATGGTTCTCCAGCCAGAGGAGCCAAAAATCAGCCTCAGTGGAATTGACCATTTTGCCCGTGGAGCAGCAGAATTTGAGAGCACGGAGGGTGTTACGCTCTTCCCTGAGCTGCGTATCGTCAGTACCATCACTCGCGAGGTGGAGGTGGAAGCTGAGACCGAGGCTGAAGGCGAGGATGATCCCACAG TGCAAGAGACAGTGGTATCTGAAGAGATCATGCATAACTTGGACACGTGTGAGGTGACTGTAGTGGGAGATGATCTGAATGGAGATCATGAGAGTTTGGAGGTGGATCTGGCCCAAATCCAGCAGAGAACTCTGGAGATGAGCTCTTCTAACGTGGGCATGGTCATCACAG GGGTTAATACCATGGCGAACTATGAACAGGTCCTGCACCTGATCCGTTACAGGAACTGGCACACAGAGGCTCTGTTTGACAGGAAGTTTAAACTTGTCTGCTCTGAACTCAATGGCCGCTACATCAGCAATGAATTCAAAGTCGAG GTCAACGTGATCCATACAGCAAACCCAATGGATCATGCTAACAATGCTATGGTACAACCTCAGTTCATCAACCAAGTACAGCATGCTTCAGTGGACCTGTCTGGACACAACCTGGCCAACACACATCAGGCCTCAG TTGTCCCCAGCGCTGCCACCATCGTTATTGTTGTATGCGTGAGCTTCCTGGTGTTTATGATCATCCTGGGTGTGTTCCGTATCCGTGCTGCACACCAGAGCACAATGAGGGACCAGGAAAATGGCAAAGAAAATGAGATGGACTGGGATGATTCTGCTCTCACCATCACTGTCAACCCAATGGAG ACTTATGAGGACCAGCACAGCAGTGAAGAGGAAGGagatgaggaagaggaggagagcGAGGACGGCGAGGAGGAAGACGACATCACCAGCGCAGAGTCAGACAGCAGTGAAGATGAGGGCGGCGAACAAGAAGACCAGCAGGGTTCGAGCAGACAGCAGCAGCTGGAGTGGGACGACTCTACCCTCAACTACTGA